The Halichondria panicea chromosome 17, odHalPani1.1, whole genome shotgun sequence DNA segment GAGAAAAATGCTACAGTGCAGCAGTCTTGTAGATCATACATGACATCAAATGTTTGGATGTTCTTGTCAGTGGGGAATTGTCCAATGTACCAATTAAAACCTTAAGTGAGGGGTGATTCTCTTTGTAACATACCATAACTCTCTTTCCCTATACTCATAAATATCAAACACACCAGGCTCGCTACAAGAGGAAGAATGGACAAATTGAGGAGGCCAAATACTCAACCAAGGGCTCCATTGTCTGCAGTATACTTGTTGTTGTACTGTGTGTCGTTTCCACACTGATCTACTTAGCCGTAAAATACATTCCTCGGAAGAAACTTTTTTAAAAAACACAAATGGGATTTTGATGATACTATAGTATACGTACTGTATATGAACTgacaaatacatgtatataaagctTGTATACTGAACCCTTGTATACTATCAAACAATTTTGTAGCTGGAGTTTGTATAAAATCTGCGttactgtattaatttctCAGTGTAAACTATAGATTTTGTTGCTCGGCCCAGATGCTCGCTTATGAAGTAAAAAATGCTAATGTATGATTTCACTTTCAAAATACGTTTGACCATTAATTAAATGACATGCATGAATTCAAAGCCTGATAAAAATCAAAGCCTGATAAAAACAACATTAATGAAAGGAGTTGTTGACCATGACTGAATTAATGTTTGAGTGGATCTAATCAGTGGGAAATTGACATCCATACAAGCGCAGCAATAGCCTCCTTTGTCTGCCTATTCATGATGCCATAGTAACAATCAGTGTGCAATATGGCTTCAAAGTCATTtttgattgtacatgtactaatgaAATGTGAccatgctgtataattattgttgtagcTACTCTTGCTACTATGCATTGCATTAACTTTAACTTTATGACACGTTCTGTTTTATGACATGTTTGATTGTCACACTACTCAGTACACAAAAACAGTTTATGTATAAGTGACAAAGAAGGCACTTACAGCATCAGTATTATAAGTTTAGAAAGCACTACAATCATTAATGGCCTACAGGAGGTCCGACAtacgtgcacgaatcactatacaagtgctagtgcattgGCCTAGATGTTATCACGTGATCGAAATGACTGAACTCGTAGTGATTCGTGTAAGTACATTGTGCAGCTCATCATACTTTTGTTAATATGGGAATTTCCTGGACAGGCAATGAATAATGTGGCAGCCAGCCAAGTGTCGGTACACAGGCATGTTATCAAATTACAGCTACTAGTACTGTGTACAGAGCAGTGTTCAGAGCAgtgtttagctagctagctatagactgTTACAGCTATATCTATACACAGGGGTATAGAAAAACAGTATTATGGCTGACCCAACAGAATACCAAGGTAAGTATACAACACACTATTACTGTATAAAGCAGCATgtctacttataattatgctttcacATCAGTTGGCTGCACTTGCACTACAGGCATTCAATATTAACCTCATGGATTGTTACTGTCTCACTATGGCAGTTATTGACCTGTTATTTATTTTGTTGAGATACCTCCTGCATGACAAACTGAAAgaataactatatatatatacatgtctaCATAAACAAAATGCAATTGTCATACTTCAAAGCAATCAAACTTCATTGATCTATACGCCCAGCTCCAGAACTAGACCAAGAGAAGGCAATGGATCAGTACCCACCAGAGACAGACAAGCAGCCCCTTATAGAAGCAGAGCCACCAAGGCCAATTCTAGCTCCTGAAGTGCACCCCCAGCCAAGATCACTGGCTCCCCCTGGCCCCCAGCAGTACCCCCCACAGTATGGACAAGGCCCATTTGGCAATATCAATGTGAGTATCTTTAAGTTTCAAGCCAAGGAAAccaggtgcatgcatgggtttcCAGACTAATTAATTACTgctaacagtataattatgtgaattaaGAGCTACTATTTCTAGACTGGAGGTACATTATAGCATactgctactataattatcacccaccactataattataattatagcagtgcATGGCTGCCAAAACTACATACGTCAAGTGTAATTATTATCCTATTTTAAAATTATACTTGCAGGCAAGGCAAACTAACACTACAGTGGTGGTTTCACAACAACCGACAAGTGTTGTCTACCAACAAGATGTTCCAGCTTGGGTCGGGTCAGATTTGATTATTTACTTCTCAATATTCACCATGCTTTGTTGCGGATTACTGCCTGGAATTGTGGCCTTGATGCTCGCTTGGGAGGTGAGAAAATGCTACactaaaactagtgttcaagctggcgctgtgctaatgcctctcgccatgtttttgctttcgctcaaaagtattagagtgttatctataatgaattttatattaaagttagcttatctatataaagtcactgagaagaaaagacttatttacatgcatctattgtaagttattattttttgtattatgtggcttaccaggacatcaagaaagaagaaaattgattcttccaggatctgtagttcagtgtatataatatctaagaagaaaagacctgtgtacatgcatattgttatctatattgttatatggtagtgttttgtggcttaccaggccctcaagacaaagatgattctgccaggaggatctggatctggatcttggatattattttctcacacatggggaatgagcgcgcatgcgcattacatccacaggaataattaaagggtgtgtccaaagagatcaattttacaaatggctactgtactgctagctagctgttttaacagatattttctgagtattgtagctaacaaaaagctagcgctttagtgcaaggctaactcatatgttgaatagaaagtttgtgcggacagatgatgctatgaaagattctgaagagactgcaacagccttcaatgtgagtcaaactagccataactcgagaaagaagctttagtttgctaatccacgaatcaaaatccaagagaacgtggctagaagcctatagaagctgttagttttcgtcgcattgtaaccgttgagcagttatagctggaatacacacacacacacacagacagacacacacacagtcagctttaccgtatccctcgtgcggctacgcctcgaggcataataaatgTATAGCCTGCACACACAGGCTTTTAGAGCATCACTTTTCTTGGCAAAACTATATTTTAATTAGATGACATTCTATGGTGAAAACCCATTATACTGTGATATGTAGGGATTCCTTTCCTTACCATATTAGGTTGACTTATCAACATTTTGGGTGTACTCTAACTGGTAGTTGTCTAAACAGACGTAGATTGCTGCGGTATAGAGATAATACCCCGAAGCAACCCCATACCACCCACCCACTACtctaattatatataggctcGCAGCAAGAAGGAGATTGGACAAATTGAGGAGGCCAAATCCTGGTCTCTGGCTGCCATTGTCTGCAATGTACTCGCTGCtttactgggtgtggctgCCATTGTGTCTGTCTCTGTGTACTACGGCGTCACAATCAGCAGTGTTTACATACGTTAATAACGGAACTTTGCTGTCAGCTTGAACCTGAATAACCAATGTAGTATTTGTACTGAACcttgcatgtatactgtactagTGGCTATTAGCATTCCATATAAATATGTTTGTTGATTGTTAACACGATTAAGATACAAGATGTTctatagttatataattatatacttcaTGTTTACATATAAATATGTTTATTGATTGTGCTATTCTCAAGATACAAGATATTGATGAGAACACTGAACAAATCTCCTACATTGCTCGGTGTATACacctcactgcatgcatgcatgcttgtacatacatgactgcatgtgacGGTGTTACtggcatatatatatatatatcaatCAAAACATTGCAATGTGAAATGTCAAATTAAAATTGTTACCGCCCACTCAATATTTGTGACGTTTTCGTGTCATAACTTGTCATATTTGTCATTTCCTCTTCATAATAAATGATAAAAGAGTACTGCAGTGTAATTAGCAAACAAGGTAGCATATATAGATTCAAGTTAGCATCTATACCTTTCTTCTGCAGACCAGATTATACTTTAATCTTGGTTCCTAACtcaaaatacaatgaaaaagaGAATAAACTAAGTCTGTAATCAGGTGTCAAGTGTCACTGTTCGGACTTTCATCCAGTCCATCAAGTCTACCAGCTATTCTCTCCATTCATAATTACTCTACTCATCATCATATCCAATATATGTATGTTAACTATCTCTTGATGGATGTCAGTGTCGGTAAATCCCACCAGGAGAGAGTTTCTCAGGGGCTTTCTTCAGTTCCTGGGCACTGTCTTTGCTTTGCCTTGCTTGTCTTGGAAACTTGACATCAGCTCTatgttacagtagtataccttGGCTGTTACCTTGGCTGCTACTTGGGCTGATCTGTCATCCTCAGAAGGTATACTGTAGTCTAGCTGGCACAATAAACTTTAGCTAGCTCTACTTACATGCACTTATGCAAAATTAACGCTGCTTAACACTAACAGGAAACTAGGCAACCCACATTCATATGAATCCTTAGGAATTACTTGTGCTGCCTAGCACCGAACTAAAGGTAAATACCCTTCCCACAAAAATTTATGATGTAAAGTGTGGGACAGTCCCTTTCCAATCACTGCAATTCAATGGTAAAACTGTCATCACTGTTATATTTCAAACCTGAAAAACACTGTATGCAGCTCATGtagaaactgcatgtgaggtaTCATTGGAAAGAGTAATAGCTAGATTATACAATAGAGAGCAAACTAGAATTATTTCTAGGTAAAATTCCTTCTTTTTTAGTGTTTAAAGtacaaattgtgtgtttttgtctCACTTTTTACTGCATTTGTATACTTGTAGATTAAATGTTTGATGACAACTTTTACATATTTTTTACATTCATTTGACAAAATGTTTTGAtatgatatatatacatagaaTCATAATAGTCTGGAAAACAACTCTCGATAGGAATAAAAGCATGTGGATGCAAGGTTTAGAAACCTTCCTATTATTACTTTCAGTACATAGAATCACAATAGTCTGGAAAACAACTCTCGATAGGAATAAAAGCATGTGGATGCAAGGTTTAGAAACCTTCCTATTATTACTTTCagaatatatatacatgtccaTGGGAAACACACAAAACTTTTAGGATGATCCTATGCAGGTATACAATCATCATAGCAACAATACAGGGTTAAGCAAAAATTCAATTCCTATAAGGAAGTCCTAGAAAGAAACTACACCTGAGATATACTAATTCATTTGTCATTTATTGAGAAGGCAAGTTAACGCTGTAGAGCGGTGACTGAGTGGAGAAAAAAATCCAGGTTATTGTGATGCCTTACTCCACTTCCAAAATTCcgttgaccataattattagaataAACTATCAAATGTCTGGGTGGATccgatcatgcatgcagtgggaAATTGACATCCATAAAAGtgcatcaatgcactgaacatgtatagtgatttgtgcacgcaTATCGGACCTCCTGtgggctacatgtacatgcactattataccataattataaaaaaagaGGGCTAGGGCGCATGCAAAAGAAAAATCCCCAACGTGGTCGAATGAATGTGCATAGAAAtgtctatttttagcacttcatgcaaattctCATTCATCTGCCCACATGGTGAATTCTGCTCGCCACGTGTACTAGagtgagttgcatgcatgccctctcttcttttatacgcccttgattatTGATACTGTGGAATTTCCTGGATAGGCAATGAATAATGTGGAAGCCAGCCAAGTGtcagtacacatgcatgctatcAAATTACAGCTGCTTTGTACAGAGCAgtgtttagctagctatagactgTTATAGCTTTAGCTTTACAGGGGTATAGAAGACAGTATACAGTTGACCCAACAGAATACCAAGGTAAggtacaaaacacacacatcTTACTGTATAAAGCAGCATGTCTACTTAAACATCAGTTGGCTAGCTGCTACCTGAcaaactgtatatatatatgtctaCATAATCAAAATTGCTATTGTCATGCATGCTTTAAAAGCAAGCTTTATTGCTCAATATTCCCAGCTCCAGAACTATAGACCAAGAGAAAGCAATGGATCAGTACCCACCAGAGACAGAAAAGCAGCCCCTTATAGGAGCAGTGCCACCGAGGCCAATGCTAGCTCCTGAAGTGCATCCCCAGCCAAGATCACCGGCCTCCCAGCAGTACCCCCCACAGTATGGACAAGGCCCATTTGGCAATATCAATGTAAGTATAAGTTTTTAGCCGAAGCTACATACATcaatgtatattattattatcttaTTTCATATACTTGCAGGCAAGGCAAACTAACACTACAGTGGTGGTTTCACAACAACCGACAAGTGTTGTCTACCAACAAGATGTTCCAGCTTGGGTCGGGTCAGATTTGATTATTTACTTCTCAATATTCACCATGCTTTGTTGCGGATTACTGCCTGGAATTGTGGCCTTGATGCTCGCTTGGGAGGTGAGAAAATGCTACATTTATAGCCATGCACACAGGCTTTATGGCATAACTTTTTTGGCAGATGACATTCTATGGTGAAaaccctacatgtatgtagggATTCCTTTCTTTACCATATTAGGTTGGCTTATCAACATTTTGGGTGTACTCTAACTGGTAGTTGTCCAAACATATGTAGATTGCTGTGGTATAGAGATAATATCCCGAAGCAACCCCATTAAATCTGCAATGCAGCAATATCTTTTACATATAGAGGGGTGATTAAAATAAACGTACGCAAACCTatgaacacaaacaaccacccacccaccactataattatatataggctcGCAGCAAGAAGGATATTGGACGAATTGAGGAGGCCAAATCCTGGTCCCTGGCCGCCATTCTCTGCAATATACTCGCTACTCTACTGGGTGTAGCTGCCATTGTGACTGTTTCTGTGTACTACGGCACACTCAGTGTAGTTTATTATAATAACTGAAAAAATGGGACTTTGCTGTCAGCTCGAACCTATGTCGTATTTGTACTGAattttgcatgtatatatactgtggcTATTATAAATATGTTTGTTGATTGTACTATTCTCAACACAATTAAGATGTTGTTAGTTTGATGAGGAAACATGAAAACATTGAACAGATTTCCTACATTGATCGATAGGAATAAAAGCATGTGGATGCAAGGTTTAATGACAATAGAAACTTTCCTATTATTAGCCCATTACTTTTggaatatatattatacatgtccATGAGAAACACACGAAACTTTTAGGACAATCCTATGCAggtataaactatatacaaaCATCATAGCAACAATACAGGGTTAAGCAAAAATTCAATTCCTAGCAACCAATTACGAAAATTACTAatccgaggcgcgtgggcggccacgggttatagcagttgtttggtttgtttgtctatTTGTTTGTAATATCTGAGTCTACCTCATCTAGATATCACGGAATCTATTGTCTAGCCTTAGAAACAACTTTCACCATGTGATATACTCAGAGTGTTAGCGACACTACTGTTGAGTTGGCTAAAGGCAACATCTTCTTGGTTATCCATTAGCAGAGCTCACACAATAAGTGCTATTATGAGGCCACTTTTGTTATCGTGAACTTatcatagcactgcgtttacagcatagataacCTCCAAGCCTCCACACAAgttattatagttatagtgtCAGATTTTGGTGCTAAATTTAAGACTGTTGTCGAATAagaacgagcaaaagctaagacgcttgaacttgcacatcGGCTGCATGACTGCCTAGGCTATAGCTACATGCGGCCTTCATTTGActttaccaggaacaatggtccctaaagtagaaagctagaattgtggttttgttgcttctttagtCCTAAAACATATCAGGAGCCATAATTACATCTAAAACTCCATTGCTTTgatgtgatcctagtccataGTGCATGCctcagacatgcatgcacccacTAAAACTCAGTACTCAGCACGCCTTTAATTTTATTGCT contains these protein-coding regions:
- the LOC135351254 gene encoding uncharacterized protein LOC135351254, producing MADPTEYQAPELDQEKAMDQYPPETDKQPLIEAEPPRPILAPEVHPQPRSLAPPGPQQYPPQYGQGPFGNINARQTNTTVVVSQQPTSVVYQQDVPAWVGSDLIIYFSIFTMLCCGLLPGIVALMLAWEARSKKEIGQIEEAKSWSLAAIVCNVLAALLGVAAIVSVSVYYGVTISSVYIR
- the LOC135351257 gene encoding uncharacterized protein LOC135351257 translates to MDQYPPETEKQPLIGAVPPRPMLAPEVHPQPRSPASQQYPPQYGQGPFGNINARQTNTTVVVSQQPTSVVYQQDVPAWVGSDLIIYFSIFTMLCCGLLPGIVALMLAWEARSKKDIGRIEEAKSWSLAAILCNILATLLGVAAIVTVSVYYGTLSVVYYNN